TCATCGTGATCGTGTCGGGCCGGGTCAAAGTGTTCAAGTCGACGCCGACCGGCAAGGAGATTATTCTCGAGATCTTCGGTGATGGCGATCCGCTCGGTGCCGTCGCGCTCTACGAGGGCGCCCCGTTCATGGCCTCGGCGCTCAGCCTCGAGCCGACGGCGGTGATCAGCATCGAACAGGCGGCATTCTTCCGGCTGCTGGAGGCGGAGCCGGTCCTGGTCCGCGGCCTGCTCTCCGGCCTCACGCTGCGGCTCGCCGAACTGACCCGACGGCTGGCCGAATTGACCGGAGCCCGCGTCGAAACGCGCTTTGCCCGGCTCTTCCTCAAGTTGAGCGACCAGATTGGCCGCCCCGAGCGCGGCGGCGTGTTCGTGCCGATGTCGCTGTCGCGGCAGGAGCTGGCCGATCTGGCCGGCACCACGATCGAAACCGCGATTCGCATCATGAGCCGGTGGCAGAAAGACAACGTCTTGCACACCGAAAAGGACGGGTTCGTGGTGGTGGATCGGCCGGCGCTCGACGAGCTGGCCGCCAGCTGAGTCGCTACAGCAGTCGCCGCTCCAGTTCGAGTGCCCGCGGGAACAGGACTTCGTTCTCGGTGCGGTGATCGGCGCGCAGGTCGGCGTCGAGCGTTGCCAGCTCAGCCAGGCATTGCCGCCAGTTCGCCGCCAGGGCGTCCGGCTCGACTACCGCGCGGGCCAGTTCGCGCAGGCGGTCGAGTGCCTGTTCGATCCGGACGTGCTCGGCCTCCATGGCTCGAATGGGATGGAGGACGGTGACAAATGCCGTTGCGGGACGATCCCCGCCCGTGCGGTCCGCAGCCGAGAGCGCCGCAAACGCCGGGAACAGCAGGTGCTCTTCTTTGGCCAGGTGGTACTCGATCTGTTCGGCGAGCTCGTCGAACGCGACGCGCAGCAACGCCAGCTCGGGAGATGCTGCGGTCGCGCTCACCGACGCCATGGCGTCGCGAATGCGCGGCAGTGCTTCCTGCAACCCGGCATGGTAGCGGGCGACGATCGCGTCACAGACCACCGCGATGTCCGGATTGTCGACGAGGCGTTCCATGGCTGCCTTCGCACTGTCACGGCAGGCGCTAATGCGCCTTCTGCGGCACGCCGTGCGCTTCCGCGTCACCGGCGAACTGATACTCCGTCATGACGGGTGGTCCATCCGCCCGCGACGCGATGGCACTGGTGAAGCGGCCGGGCGCCTGGGTCCAGCGCGGCTTGCAGTGGAAGGCGACGATCTGCTCGCCGACGCCCTTGCCCGGCTCGAAGCGGTGCACGCTGGTGCAGGGTCCGCCCTGCGCCATCTTGGCGTCGTCGTGAACGAAGATCACCGGCCCCGAGACGAACGCGCCGGCAATGACCGTGGTGTCTTTCAGGTTGACCGCCGCCCATTTCAAGGCCGGCTCAGCGGCCGTGCGCGTCGCGGCGAGGCCGAACGTCAAACTGGCCATGAAGACGAGCGATCCGACGATGATTCGTGACCGCATATCGTGTTTCCTCCTGGTGCCGTTTCTGCCTTCAAATCCATCCTGCGACCACGCTAACCCGCGCCGCCAGGGTGACGCCATGACGCCCGT
This genomic interval from Acidobacteriota bacterium contains the following:
- a CDS encoding hemerythrin domain-containing protein, whose translation is MERLVDNPDIAVVCDAIVARYHAGLQEALPRIRDAMASVSATAASPELALLRVAFDELAEQIEYHLAKEEHLLFPAFAALSAADRTGGDRPATAFVTVLHPIRAMEAEHVRIEQALDRLRELARAVVEPDALAANWRQCLAELATLDADLRADHRTENEVLFPRALELERRLL
- a CDS encoding Crp/Fnr family transcriptional regulator, yielding MPVPDDELLRRLPLFRRVSAPLRARVAEVARLKSYGKGELIFAEDDPSDAFIVIVSGRVKVFKSTPTGKEIILEIFGDGDPLGAVALYEGAPFMASALSLEPTAVISIEQAAFFRLLEAEPVLVRGLLSGLTLRLAELTRRLAELTGARVETRFARLFLKLSDQIGRPERGGVFVPMSLSRQELADLAGTTIETAIRIMSRWQKDNVLHTEKDGFVVVDRPALDELAAS